The Brachyhypopomus gauderio isolate BG-103 chromosome 19, BGAUD_0.2, whole genome shotgun sequence DNA segment cgcagaggttgccatacctcacctgctagggggcgctataacatgcaaaaatttgccccatgcactcagattggccgatccacatgaaacttggcagacatcatctatgggcctctgggaaccaggtcctaaagcagacactccatacttccaaaatggctgacgtaatcggccaatcagtgatcggcacgcgtttgacaggcttaccattggtcgatctgcacgaaacctcttgggtgtggacaagtgcacgccccctatgacataatccagccaggtgtcgattggccactggggggcgctattgcaaaaaaagcaagtgtatcccctacataattccacttgggaacatgcaattggactcttttgattccttgcagtagtgcgaacaactttcccattacatgtcctattaaaaaatgcacagtttatttacagttaataatagtttgaaatcatcacttttcatactcctcctaggattttcatactatcatgtcaagcaaagtcttataatactctacagagtgtgaaatcaaaaaacaatctaaagattttggatttgaggacacttatacctgctaaatatttttttaatggacagcatcgatacatataatattcatattcttaaagctctttcatattttacccaattctgaccaaaatgcacaagcccattcagaatcccatcctgaacaaatttgtcaagtttcatctaaatcggttatcgtatggctctacagtgcagtattatatacaatgcataagaatgcatgtaaagtccctctgtcaccttctccttctcacacgcacgcaagctgaaactcacactctcagtctctctcacactctcacccacattccccctcccatctctgtgccctaagtaaacattgctctggctacctagatctctctgtgtctattaaccaggcacacacacatacaggcgcaagcaggccttcctatagcattcacaatgacacttccctagccatacccacccatatctcagtgactaacacatgctcatacaaactgatatttggcttcttttttgtctctctctcacacaaacacagacacacacacctttatacctatatgtatgtatagtttctatgtatacttatgtatgtatgtattagtatatgttgtcatagtttgagtacatacactaccacacacacacacacacacttctacctaaatgtatgtagtttgtatgcatatctatagtatatgtatagtatatgtaagtcatgccagtgatgtcagtcatatcagacatgccagtcatgttctgccagtcatgtaagtcatgtcatgccaatcatttcagtccagtcatatcagtcatgtcagtcaaatcatcaaatcattacagtcatgccagttatgtcagtcatatcagtcatgttaattttgttcgtcatggcagtgatgtcattccagtcatgccagtcatgtcagtcatgtaatgccaggctttgcagactacattcatactttgaatacatgggcagtcatgttaggcatgctaggtgtgtaaagagtgaattaacaaagcatagtctctggctccctcaatctatctctgtcggtgatatacaggcccaatcatgtatagacacatgcaggccttcctatattgttcacatagatgcagccctagccagatgtgctgtttctgtgtctccctttctgacacatgcagatgtcattacacactatctgtagagcacacactggccaaccccaaacagcttcttttcacttttaggtctaaaggaccttttgggcttccttttgcttattgtgtgtgtgaacccgcctatcgccgcttgcggctatatttctggGATTAGAATTACACCaatgattttacggtattttaAAAAGGGGGGTGCAAGTTCACAGCTGCATTTAACCGATGTACTAAGGTTGACAAAAGCTAAAGGTGTTAACATGACTGTGCAGTAGTTCGTTTCTATATATCTACGTGtagaaaattacattttaaaatattttctttgtgtttgtgtgtgttatatttTTTAATTACCACTAGAATACTTGCAAGCAGACATGAAGCATACATTGTAGGTTAATGTATAGACCTataccattattattttttcttcagTAGGCTATTTGTCATTTTGAAATGCTATAGTCTCCAAGAAAAGCGACCGTTTCTGAGACAGCATTCACACCAGTCCGTAGCTGGTTTACTATCACAAACTTCGTCTTTATCTCAGACAGAGCTTAATGTCCGATTCTTTGGGGCTGCTGAAGCCCCTAAAGGTAGACGTTAGGTTGTACTTTTTTCTAAAGGATCGAATTTAGCCTGAAAACCCCAAAGTATAATAAAAGCTAACGCACTAAATGCATTATGTATTAAGTCAGATCTAAATGTTCATTATGAAGCGGCAGTGATGTTCCTGACCTGCCAAACTTTTACAGCAATAACAGACAAATGAAATCCAGTAGAAACTGAGTAAATATCTTGTTGGATATAAGAGATAAACCTGGACTTCATACGAACGGGGGAAAAGCTGTTTGGCGGGGTCGCATAGTAGGTAGAGCAATATACTTTAAACATTGGTTCAATTCGAACGGAGCACAGACCCTGTCAAGTGTCATAgtaatatgtataaatatgatTAGAGCGAAAATACAgtaaatgaaaataaatcaTCTGATGCGTTTGTTGCATTATTGCTGTCGCCACCAAGTGGCCACAAGATCAATAACTTGAAATTAATTGGCATTGAAGACGTGAGCCCGTTATGTTTGACGTGGGTAAGTATGTAATTATAAATTGTTCATTTATTGCACTCGCTGAAAAAAACTGCATATACCTAGGTGTGAGTTCAACAGTTTACGATTTAGATCTAACAGTTTAAGATTTAGAGAGCATCATTTAAAAGATTATTTGTACCTACAGCCAGTATACCCGTTACATCAAAAGCATTGCATGCAATTCTTACATTGTAAAATTCAATTTCTATATacttttcattttatttgacCTTTCTTATTATATTTCTTGCttgcatacatgcatacaccaTTGGGTTCAGACGTATGTAATATAAAAATCAGTGGTGGCACATCTTAGATCAACAGGTCCCGTGTCTGGGTATGTCCAGGTAAGATATGCCAACTGTGCACCCAcgcctgccccctgctggtcaggGGCCATGCAGCAAGCAAGGAGGGCTCCCTCTTTCAGATCATTGCATACAGATTCTTGTCCAAGAGCAACATGCTGTTGCTAAGGAACTTGTGAGCCACCCAAATTTCCAAGCAGAGCTACTACCATGGACATGAAGCACTCTATAAACAGTGACACTAAGGGCAACATGTCTAAACATGTCAGGACAAATCTATCTCCAGCACAAAATCCCAACTTTTGCCTGTACTAATTATCCATTatgtttttttatgtaaatgtgtaaatatcACACCCAGACTGCTTAGCCGAGTTTCCCGGGACAACAGGCACCATCGTGGAGAAATTACTGCTCTTCAAGTCACTGATTTGGACAGATAGCCCCACCTGCAGCAGGGACTTAGgacaccagcagggggcagtagcACGAATGCTAAGTGATGCATAAATTTATGCTAAACATGAACATTTCTCTTGTAACAAAATACAATGTGAACGTTACAAAACATTACAAAATCAAATGGAATATCTGATAACCTCCTATGCTTCCCATGGTAGGTTCACCTTGTGATGGCAGGAAAAGCTTACGTTTTTCTTCAGAACTTTTAGCTGTGCCTACTTGTCCAGTAAATGGACTAATAACATCTTATTTAAAGAGCTTTTAGCTCTCAGTGTTGGCGCCGTCTTGTGCAATGCTGTCAGGGAGCAGAGGTCAGAAAAAGAAGGACGGGGAAAGTATCTGAAattgtgggggaggaggggggggtgagCTAGTCCAAGCAGGCCAGACGTACAGCAGTGTCATTCAGCGAGTAGGAGACAAAGACTAGGGTGAATTAAACATTACAAAGAAAACGTGAAAGAAAAACTGAAAGCAAAGTTATAAAACGAGAGGGGAGAATTGTAAGAATACAatgaagaccccccccccccccctacacacacacacacacctttatgttttttattttaacgcGAACATTATTCTCTGGACTTTGCCAACTCCCACACATATTGTAGATTCCCTCAATCACGATGCCTAAAAGCCTGGCCGGGCGAAGGTGAGAGCAAACACGGTCTTTCTACACGACACGTACCGCACGGGTTTTGACCGTCTGCTTGTGTAACGTGGAAGAACAGCTGAGCGCTATTGGAAGACGTCATATACCCACCCGGTCTCGTGAACGTGACGTAACAATGACTGCGATTGGCTCAGTCTCTGAACTAAGGAGAGAAAGGGACCAGACGAAATCACCTAAACAAGGCTTGAGctcattaattattttaataccCCCGTCAAAGTGAGCCATTtgactgttgttgttgttacagAAAATGATTTAGATGAAATAAAATGATTTGAGGATCGTAAATGCCCGGTTATAAAAGTGTATTCATTCATGTCAGCCTGTATGTCTGGTTCTCGTCAGTCACAGGAGCTGCACACTTGTGGAGATGACAGCTATTAATGTTTGAAATGGGGATTGAACCTCTGACATGCTCCAGGTGTTTTGTCAGACAGGAGTCAACAGAAGTGACAGAGAGGCACGGGAACATAGCTGTTCAGCCGCATCAGTGTTACATTCTCTTATGGTGGCTTAAACCAACCTGTCTGAAAACTCACCTGAATAATTGGTCCCGTCTGTGATACCTATCCATGCATTAAACATGACAGCAATAACAGTGTCAAAGCTCATTAATGTCACTGTGGTGTAGTGCAATGTGAAACCGTCTGAGGGGAGAGGtctgtttttttacacattaaacctgtttaaaataatcagcagcctttaattaAAACTGCTCTGTACTGTCAGTGTTTAccaaaaaacaatgaaaaacaTTGTTGAAAAAAGAAGTTGTTTCTCATATAATTTAAATATACCAGTTAGACTGAAACAAAACATTGGGGAAAACATCGAATAAGCTCCTATAAATCACAATATGCAGAGTAGTAACACTTTGCAGGGTAGTAAcactttgtttgcttgtctgaCATTGACGCTCACCCTCAGATCCCCCCTTACGGCCTCCAGCTTAAAGTTGGCAAACACAGGCTGGGTAGTGCTGGTGAAGTTGGCATACATATACACAGTGCTATTGGCTGACATTGCAGGCTTTGGCACCACAATGAACCCGACAGCAATGACCTGACAGCAATTTCTCAAGAAACAGAAGTCAGTGCCACCCTGACAGAAAGGAAGAGGAACTGTGTGGTCTTGGCATAGAGGTAGACACCAGCCAGGCACTCCACTAGGTCCATGATCGGGATGCTAAGAGGGACCACCAGTATCCCCGTGCTAGGTCGCTTCAAACCCAGCTCCCTTACCTGCTACTTCAGCCTTTGAAGGAGCTTCTAATTGATCAAAAATACTATATAATTTCTGGAAATGTGTTCATTAAAATTACATATCCAGAAGAAAAAGGGCAAGGCCACATGCATTAACAAACAACACATTATCAGCATCATGTCATCAAATCAACCGTTCATACCTGGGTCAGGAAGCAGTTCTGGGTGTACTTCGAGGTTTTAATGATCTCACTGGTACAAGTCATACAGAAAACTACTAAAAATGCAACAAATATAACAaaataattatatttaaaaatttCATGATTTAGTATGTCTTAGCTATTTTGCATCTTAGAACATTTGGTTATGATGTACTAGATAGAGATGGAGGCAAACAGAAAGAACAGAGTAGGAACCTCCATCTATTCAGACTCCAGAGGTTTGAACACATCAGAAGTTCAGTCCTTCTGATGATTTACAAGTCAACAGATGCCTTTCAGGTGATTGACATAGTCAGCAACCCATGAGACTGAAGTAGACAAGATCACAGCAAAGACAAACCTACCACCGCGGTTCACTTGTTCCACATGCTCACTCTGCAAACAGATAACAACATAGCAGCACATAAAGCAATGAgcaaaaataaaacacagatgATCCAAAAATATGAAAACAATGATAAAATCCACATCACGGTTAGCAATGGTCGTACCTGAAGGAAATGACGCATGAGGACAACAACGTTGCTATGACCACAGTTAAGAACAACTGAAACCAAAAAGTTATTCGATTGATTAGTTGCTGGCTGTTGGTGAACTGGTAATTCCTTCACTGTGACCCCCACTAAGTTTGGCCTGTACTGGTAAGTTTCTTTTGATTCCCAGGTGTGAGTATAGAACTTGTCACTACTCATTATTCTCAGTAGATAGTCAGCTGAACTATAGGAGGAGGTGTGCAAGGACCCAACAAAACTAAATGTGCTAACCAGCTTTGAGGCAAGTGTGCCTTGTTTGAGTAGCAGATCCATTTAAAGCCAGCCGCTGATGTAAACCCTCAGCCACCAACGTCATGACTACTCATATCAGACCAGACAGCTAAAAAAtctgtttgtgttgttcatCTCTTCACTGTTCATTCCCTACAGAAATTATTTTTTATAGGTCATAAGTTTATTGATATATAATAATTGAATTTGCAGTCACATAAATGGTATTTGTTATTTGACTTTTCCTTCTAATAGTCTGAGGCAAGTTTGCCCACAGATCATTAACTCCCTCTATTTTTTTTAACTACTTATGTTATAGATTTGTTACTTAAAAGTTTAAAAGTTATTTGACCTTTTACAGATATATGCTATATTCAGACATTGATGTTAGATTACATCTAGCCTGGTACATTGTGTATAAATCTTTAGCAAAAGATAAATCAGACTTCACCACATGCACCATTTTTAAAGTGTGATTTCACAACTGTAACAAGTGAAAAAATGGTGTGTAAAGGGCATGAAAATACACTTAAATTAGCTCAAGAATTGCTTTTATTGCATAATATAAGGTAGTTCATAGCGTGTAGATATTTAAATGGAGTCATGTTATACAGGAGTGTACCAATGGCgtataaaaattattttttaaagcacTTCGATTTTAAATCCTCTTACATGTAGTAGTCCTTGTAATAcctattttaacattttaacgCATGACTCATAGTTGTAGTAGAACCTGTCACCAGCAGATGGCGTAATATAGCCATATGTTTGGCATTAAATCCCAATAGACAGAGACATTCTGTGAAGTGCCCGGCCCTCCATTTTCTTGATGGTGGCTTCATGCTGATGATGACCACACCTGTCTGCCCCGATTGTGCAAAGTCAAAAGAAAGACACTGCCCGGAGActggaggtctgtgtgtctgcctaACACCCCTGCGCCATGTCTGTAATGAGCCATTCCAGCTTGCCCGAGAGTAGCCGTCCAAACTGCCCAAGCACCAGCCCCAAGTCCTGTGAGTCCTGACCTAGACAGGCGAGTGTCTGGGGTCCCTCTAATTCACCCTGCTggagcagagacacacagatgcTTTACTTTCACAAAAATAGTACACGACATCATGACTAAAAAGGCACCTTGACAACAACTGCACAGGAGACCAACATTTATGTTGTAACGTAACGAGTACTTCTGTCAACAAAACCTCTGGGGATGTATTGCCCAGATGATTCTGGCTTTGGGTGTGAACGTTGATTCCTTTTTTTGGCCAAATGAAGATGATTCCTTTTTTTGGCCAAATGAAGATATTCAAACAAGGCATTTTTGGTTTTTCTATTCCAGAATGCATATTTAGCCCTGAGTGACACTGGCAACACACATGCGTAATCAGAGCAGCACGGCTGTGCCTTCCCTCAGAGAGAAGGTATTGTGCCAACGCCGGCCTCACTgatctaactctctctctctctctctctctctctctctctctctctctctctctctctctctctctctctctctctctctctctctctctctccctctttctcactctctctctctttctttcctgaGGAAGGAAACCTTGGGTTACCCGGGTCAGTGTCTCCAAAGATAATGTGAAAAAATCAACAAGGATTCTCGGAAAGCAGGAAATTTCgcggaggaaaaaaaacacgaAAGCAGTACATCCCGCCGCCCTCCAGACGTGGAGCGGCACATCCATCTACCGTCGGACTATTCACGTCCCTTCCTTCTCTTCCCTTTTCTCCGTCTCTTCATCACTAGTGATTGCCAGTTGCCACCACTGCCTGAATCCCTCCTATCATGCAGCGCCAGACGGCCTGTGTGAGCTCGTGATGCAGACACTTGCTTCCAGCATGACCAGCACCGCAGTGGACCAGCAGGTGTGAGGAACGTGACGCTCCCCTGCGTGGACAGAGCAGAGCGACCCAGGATCTCTTGGACAACATGACGGATGGCCTGAGCCTCATGCACACGGTGACAAAGCCAAACCCCACTGGCTAGTTCGGCCACTTGGGAGCAGagttattgatttttttttctcatacCTGCTAAACAGCAGCCTACATATCTGATGCAGGACCCTGAATACGAGCTGAAAACTGTGGTGTCAGCATATGTCCTGCCCCTGTATATCTccctattatatatatatatataccttggtgtcaacacagacacacacacacactcacacacacacacacacacacacaccacacacacacacacacacatagagacaTACATATTACAATATTTATGTTGCATTAAAAATTCTGCTCAAGATATTTTGCCTCTAGTCATCTTTTTAGTGAATATGACCACCATAGCTTCTTATGTAGTACTTCTTTCCTGTGTTGAGTTATATAAATGAAGACTGAAGTCGATTAATATAAACATCCAtgccaccctctctctctctctctctctctctctctctctctctctctctctctctctctctactgtaATGTAATGGCGATGCGATTGCTCTTACCTCACTGTGGAGCTGTGTGACCACATGCAGGTAGTTATTGATGCTGTGTTCCAAGCGTTCCAGCAGAAGCAGGCCGCAGCCAGGTTGGCTCTGAGTCCTGGCACGGCGTACATCCTGCGCCAGCAGCCCCAAAGACTGCAGGATCTCAGCCTTCCGCTCCAAGACCTGGAACACACTCACATGGGTGAGCTGATGCCCCGGCACGGCCTGGAACAGGTActgtagagtgggtggtgtttctgtgtgtgtgtgtgtgtgtgtgtgtgtgtgtgtgtgtgtgtgtgtgtgtgtgtgtgtgtgtgtgtgtgtgtgtgtgtgtgtgtgagtgcacgtgcatgcttgtgtgtgtgaatgtggaaGCATGTTTTTTTAAGGACTCACAGACTTCCTTCCCCAGGTTGCTTTGTGAACCTTGATGCAGGGCAATCGAATGGAGGTGGGGAGAAAATCTTCAGTACCGCAGTCCACCTGTCAGCGAGCagtacaacacagacacacgcacacacacacgcaatggAAGAACTGAGCGCACACTCAAACCCGCTGGTAGATAAGGCGGTAGGCAAGCAGGACTTACACAGTGGCGTAGATAGACAATGTCAGCCTAGCGAGGACGGAGAGAGGAAAGTTAATGTTAAAGCAAGCAGGAAGAGTGGGACATGAGAATGACACAGCAGCGTACGAGAAGGAAGCGCTTTATAGTTTAACTCGTGTCTCAATTCTTTAGGTAAAGACTGCACTGAGATAGCAAGATTAGTCTCAGGGGTGTCTTGTACAGATAGAATCAATAAAAGCCCTAAAATACACATTTAAACAGTGGGAAAGTAGCCAAAGCacaaataataaaaagcaaacaaaaatggATAAATGCATCAGATTTATCTATAGCTCTAACAGAGGCATCTAGAACTGCTTAGGAAGCATTTTACAGCATTAAAGTATGCTACATTATTTAAGGTGGTAATTGAGATTCCTCCCTTCCAAGTATAGACTATGTGAAGGATTTTGATTTGAATAAGGTTATTTTAACAAATTATATAATGTTAAGAACTCACAAAGACATTGAGACAGCACGATATGTTTAAGAAAAGATCTAACAGTCTTAACGTGATCAACTTGAACCAATGTTTGCtttttagaaacgcaataatgTTACAGTGTAATGTTTGTGTCTTACTAACATTTGTAAGTGTAAGTCAATTTGTAAGTCAAG contains these protein-coding regions:
- the thpo gene encoding thrombopoietin isoform X3, with amino-acid sequence MDLNKVLFLLLSIVASKVDQVETRPLDFVCDSEVRRVLNKVKDLQQDMVDCGTEDFLPTSIRLPCIKVHKATWGRKSVLERKAEILQSLGLLAQDVRRARTQSQPGCGLLLLERLEHSINNYLHVVTQLHSEGELEGPQTLACLGQDSQDLGLVLGQFGRLLSGKLEWLITDMAQGC
- the thpo gene encoding thrombopoietin isoform X2, which translates into the protein MDLNKVLFLLLSIVASKVDQVETRPLDFVCDSEVRRVLNKVKDLQQDMVDCGTEDFLPTSIRLPCIKVHKATWGRKSVLERKAEILQSLGLLAQDVRRARTQSQPGCGLLLLERLEHSINNYLHVVTQLHSEQGELEGPQTLACLGQDSQDLGLVLGQFGRLLSGKLEWLITDMAQGC
- the thpo gene encoding thrombopoietin isoform X1 yields the protein MDLNKVLFLLLSIVASKVDQVETRPLDFVCDSEVRRVLNKVKDLQQDMVDCGTEDFLPTSIRLPCIKVHKATWGRKSVLERKAEILQSLGLLAQDVRRARTQSQPGCGLLLLERLEHSINNYLHVVTQLHSEGSVTFLTPAGPLRCWSCWKQVSASRAHTGRLALHDRRDSGSGGNWQSLVMKRRRKGKRRKGRE